A window from Candidatus Binatia bacterium encodes these proteins:
- a CDS encoding AAA family ATPase, with protein sequence MSELTCLGCGSTIPADVEKCPTCAVEIAGRCGACEQPVHLTFVYCPACGDGIGTDERRVALASSFRRLREQMPAGLAEKVLATRGRIDGERKQVSVLFCDLVSSASIAEAMDPEEFRDLLDRYLAVVFHEVGRAEGLVNQIAGDGVMALFGAPLAHEDAPMRSVQAAIAVRDGLASLSDSLRAEGRPALTARIGLNTGPVIVGTVGGDLKLDYTAIGDTTNLAARLQSLARPGAILLSESLQRLVAEHFELRPLGPQAIRGKALPVAVFEVESALATKTPLSGRALRSALFVGREEELACLEAAFERAAQGQGQAVGIVGHAGVGASRLVTEFVRRLEARSSTVLWAQCFSYTQRAAYRPFVGSLKSHVLPEGGSEDAAAARLSRVFAEAGAPSGDASATLARLLGLDAGGSTGLEGAELRHATIDSVTGFLLAESRSAPLVLVLEDAQWIDEASKELLGVLVERTPAAAVLVVCTYRPDSPVPWVHDQDVEEIELASLTRKQTAAIVHAIAGGEAPPEIVDAVHDRAEGNPFFTEEVTRELLETGVLVEAGDGTFTARSFAEIEVPVTVHEIVAARLDRLPLEEKRVLQVASVMGRHFSAPLVEELLSPDGIEVGDRLAALRDAGVVRLSTSGAAHDFVFEQALTQEVAYQGLLLKQRRQLHNAIAEALSRRHGTDPGEHSAVLAYHFRNGESHDEALTHLFAAAAHAETVPAYGTAAHLYRQAWEIARRDTAGEGAARQALFSGSRLLWLAAVFGEGREAAIESMGGEIERLLDLVGTAQDRIAVETFQGLLRVFGAAEQHVSGLERLIRARDLAQAEEEVEWSWRVRRGLAVGYALDGRFEEAAECAETVLAEVTATPQAEHVPDLLLGARVSRDAVLLYRDDLDDALTASTKTFHLATEIGNRTVRIISAGQVASVFLLRGELAAALAWAQEGLALAAAVGSSSGVPNLAAIAVLAGRGEGAPIDEERLLRQIENNLAGAVGVQQLLRFATEAFLAAGHPERAERVAQSVRRRAGGRLRRAQSACDLGAVALRQGSESWKRADYFFEEAVRVAREIHAPTTLAAALAGRARLFTERGEKKKAKSCREEAERIATTVGLRWQFGND encoded by the coding sequence ATGTCGGAACTCACCTGTTTGGGCTGCGGATCCACGATCCCCGCCGACGTGGAGAAGTGCCCCACGTGCGCCGTCGAGATCGCGGGGCGCTGCGGGGCATGCGAGCAGCCGGTCCATCTGACGTTCGTCTACTGCCCCGCATGCGGGGACGGCATCGGTACCGATGAGCGTCGCGTCGCGCTGGCCAGTTCGTTCCGTCGCTTGCGTGAGCAGATGCCGGCCGGTCTCGCGGAGAAGGTTCTCGCGACGCGCGGGCGAATCGATGGCGAGCGCAAACAGGTGTCGGTCCTGTTCTGTGATCTGGTGAGTTCCGCTTCGATTGCGGAAGCGATGGACCCGGAGGAGTTCCGCGATCTTCTCGATCGCTACCTAGCGGTGGTGTTTCACGAAGTCGGTCGTGCGGAAGGTCTCGTGAATCAGATCGCCGGCGACGGAGTCATGGCCTTGTTCGGCGCGCCGCTCGCACACGAGGACGCGCCGATGCGCTCGGTTCAGGCGGCAATCGCGGTGCGCGACGGGCTCGCTTCGCTCAGTGATTCGCTGCGAGCCGAAGGCCGTCCGGCTCTGACCGCGCGGATCGGACTCAACACCGGGCCCGTGATCGTCGGCACGGTCGGCGGCGATCTCAAGCTGGACTACACGGCGATCGGCGATACGACGAACCTCGCGGCGCGGCTGCAGTCACTCGCGCGCCCGGGAGCGATTCTTCTCAGCGAGTCGCTCCAACGTCTCGTTGCCGAGCACTTCGAACTCCGGCCTCTCGGCCCACAAGCGATTCGGGGCAAGGCGCTGCCCGTCGCCGTGTTCGAGGTCGAAAGCGCGCTCGCGACGAAGACGCCGCTGTCGGGGCGCGCGTTGCGCTCGGCTCTGTTCGTCGGGCGCGAAGAGGAGCTTGCGTGTCTGGAGGCCGCCTTCGAGCGCGCGGCGCAGGGGCAGGGGCAAGCGGTCGGGATCGTCGGTCACGCCGGGGTCGGTGCGTCACGGCTCGTCACCGAGTTCGTTCGGCGTTTGGAAGCGCGGTCCAGCACGGTGCTCTGGGCCCAGTGCTTCTCGTACACGCAACGGGCAGCGTACCGCCCCTTCGTCGGTTCGCTCAAGAGCCACGTCCTTCCGGAAGGCGGAAGCGAAGACGCGGCTGCGGCGCGGCTGAGCCGGGTTTTCGCCGAGGCGGGAGCCCCCTCCGGCGACGCATCGGCCACGTTGGCGCGTCTGTTGGGACTCGACGCCGGCGGCTCCACTGGGCTCGAGGGGGCTGAGCTTCGTCACGCGACGATCGACTCGGTCACCGGCTTCCTTCTGGCGGAGAGCCGGAGTGCCCCCTTGGTCCTCGTGTTGGAGGATGCGCAGTGGATCGACGAGGCGTCCAAGGAACTCCTGGGCGTCTTGGTTGAGCGAACCCCGGCGGCGGCCGTACTGGTCGTCTGCACCTATCGCCCGGACTCCCCGGTCCCCTGGGTGCACGACCAGGACGTCGAAGAAATCGAGCTGGCGAGTCTCACGCGGAAACAGACGGCGGCGATCGTGCACGCGATTGCCGGCGGCGAAGCCCCGCCCGAGATCGTCGACGCCGTGCACGATCGGGCGGAAGGGAATCCGTTCTTCACAGAAGAGGTCACGCGAGAGTTGCTCGAAACGGGTGTGCTGGTCGAGGCGGGGGACGGGACGTTCACGGCGCGCTCCTTCGCCGAGATCGAGGTGCCCGTTACGGTGCACGAGATCGTCGCAGCTCGCCTCGATCGACTGCCGCTGGAGGAGAAGCGCGTACTTCAGGTGGCTTCCGTGATGGGGCGGCACTTCTCCGCGCCTCTGGTGGAGGAGCTGCTGTCGCCCGACGGGATCGAAGTCGGCGATCGCCTGGCAGCGCTTCGCGACGCGGGAGTCGTGCGGCTCTCGACGAGCGGCGCGGCGCACGACTTCGTCTTCGAGCAGGCCCTCACGCAAGAGGTCGCCTATCAAGGACTGCTCTTGAAGCAGCGCCGCCAGCTGCACAACGCAATCGCGGAGGCTCTCTCGCGTCGCCATGGGACCGACCCGGGTGAACACAGCGCGGTGCTCGCGTACCACTTTCGCAACGGAGAGAGCCACGACGAGGCCCTCACCCACCTCTTTGCCGCGGCGGCCCACGCGGAGACCGTTCCCGCGTACGGAACGGCCGCGCACCTGTACCGGCAGGCGTGGGAGATCGCGCGTCGCGATACGGCGGGTGAGGGCGCGGCCCGGCAGGCGCTATTCTCGGGCTCTCGACTCCTCTGGCTCGCCGCGGTTTTCGGCGAAGGGAGGGAAGCTGCGATCGAGTCGATGGGAGGGGAGATCGAGCGCCTTTTGGATCTCGTGGGGACCGCTCAGGATCGTATCGCGGTCGAGACGTTCCAGGGACTCTTGCGCGTGTTCGGTGCGGCCGAACAGCACGTGAGTGGCCTCGAGCGTCTGATCCGCGCGCGCGACCTCGCGCAAGCGGAGGAAGAGGTGGAATGGTCCTGGCGCGTTCGCCGCGGCCTCGCGGTGGGGTACGCCCTCGACGGCCGGTTCGAGGAGGCTGCGGAATGCGCGGAGACCGTGCTCGCCGAGGTTACCGCGACTCCGCAGGCCGAGCACGTTCCGGACCTCTTGCTTGGGGCGCGAGTCTCCCGTGACGCGGTGTTGCTTTACCGTGACGATCTCGACGACGCTCTGACGGCGTCGACTAAGACTTTTCATCTGGCGACCGAAATCGGGAATCGGACCGTGCGGATCATATCGGCGGGTCAAGTCGCGTCGGTGTTCCTGTTGCGCGGGGAACTCGCAGCGGCCTTGGCGTGGGCGCAGGAGGGGTTGGCGCTGGCCGCCGCCGTGGGTTCGAGCAGTGGCGTTCCGAACCTGGCGGCGATCGCGGTTCTCGCCGGGCGAGGCGAGGGCGCGCCGATCGACGAGGAGCGCCTTCTCCGGCAGATCGAGAACAACCTGGCAGGGGCCGTGGGCGTACAGCAGTTGCTGCGGTTCGCCACGGAGGCCTTTCTCGCCGCGGGGCATCCGGAACGCGCCGAGCGGGTGGCGCAGAGTGTGCGTCGTCGCGCGGGCGGTCGCCTACGTCGCGCACAAAGCGCGTGCGATCTCGGGGCCGTCGCGTTGCGGCAGGGCTCGGAGTCCTGGAAGCGCGCGGACTATTTCTTCGAGGAAGCGGTTCGCGTTGCACGGGAGATTCATGCGCCGACGACGCTTGCGGCCGCCCTGGCTGGTCGCGCCCGACTCTTCACAGAGCGTGGCGAGAAGAAGAAGGCCAAGTCGTGTCGTGAAGAGGCAGAGAGGATCGCGACGACGGTTGGGCTGCGTTGGCAGTTCGGCAACGATTAG
- a CDS encoding TonB-dependent receptor, translating into MLAQDEADAAAVATPDVAQPESEPVREVPIDIENLEVTETSLRTVTDATAFATVIEVTQQAEEFKTVAQVLSETAGLQVRRFGGLGDFATVSVRGATSGQVRIYFDDVPLTRARSETVNLAGLPLEPLQRIEVYRGATPLSVGASALGGVINLVTKDPGETPSLSFLAGGGSFGTRQASLTASGMLGDWGLLGSFNYLGSEGDFPFDDDNGTPVNPHDDERVRRENNAFNSGDVILKVVREVSARSRVVAMNEFFINDQGVPGIGSFQSKEANLFELRNLSYLRFEGDGLENLPTEFDATLFFIYEEERFEDPKGDIGLGRRNTRFRTFASGANVHGAESVGRHLLEGRIDLGGEVLVPRDLITPDPMDVTQSRISFDVGVGDTMSLLDDDLLVDGQFRYELVHDDFGGFVDATGQVTDDSSGGTQHLFTPRIGARYTIQPWLWAKTNAGRYGRFPNFSELFGNRGSIVGNPDLVPEKGWNVDFGFDAQQATWGPLDALRAEAVFFWRDVDDLILFIQNSQRTSVPRNIGSAEIWGIELSTAFQAWERIGFTANYTYQDARDRSAAPSRNGKQLPGIPQNEAYTRIDYHPWDLVPFYELSFTSGNFLDRANLIDVPNRLLHSLGLQYALSSMPLTFTFEARNITDNQIEDVAGFPLPGRSLFGTVAYRWNGAPQENS; encoded by the coding sequence GTGCTCGCGCAGGACGAGGCAGACGCCGCCGCAGTTGCCACGCCGGACGTCGCGCAACCAGAGTCCGAGCCCGTGCGCGAAGTCCCGATCGACATCGAGAATCTCGAGGTGACGGAAACCTCGCTGCGCACCGTCACCGATGCGACCGCGTTTGCGACCGTGATCGAAGTCACCCAACAGGCGGAAGAGTTCAAGACCGTCGCCCAGGTCTTGTCCGAGACGGCCGGACTTCAGGTGCGCCGGTTCGGCGGGCTCGGCGATTTCGCAACGGTATCCGTCCGCGGTGCGACGTCCGGGCAGGTCCGAATCTACTTCGACGATGTCCCGCTCACCCGCGCGCGAAGTGAAACCGTGAATCTCGCGGGCCTCCCGCTCGAGCCACTCCAGCGAATTGAGGTCTACCGGGGAGCGACGCCCTTGTCGGTCGGCGCCTCCGCACTGGGCGGCGTGATCAACCTGGTCACGAAGGATCCGGGGGAGACCCCCTCCCTTTCGTTTCTCGCCGGCGGCGGATCGTTCGGAACGAGGCAGGCCAGTCTCACCGCGTCCGGAATGCTCGGCGACTGGGGGCTTTTGGGCTCGTTCAACTATCTAGGTTCCGAAGGCGACTTCCCGTTCGACGATGACAACGGCACTCCCGTGAACCCACACGACGACGAGCGGGTCCGACGCGAGAACAACGCGTTCAACTCGGGCGACGTCATCCTGAAGGTGGTTCGCGAGGTGTCTGCCCGGTCGAGAGTCGTCGCGATGAACGAGTTCTTCATCAACGACCAGGGCGTGCCCGGCATCGGCTCGTTCCAATCGAAAGAAGCGAACCTCTTCGAACTACGAAACCTGAGTTACCTGCGATTCGAGGGCGATGGCCTCGAGAATCTACCGACCGAGTTCGATGCCACCCTCTTCTTCATCTACGAGGAAGAACGCTTCGAGGATCCGAAGGGAGACATCGGCCTCGGGCGACGGAACACGCGCTTCCGCACGTTCGCTTCGGGAGCGAACGTACACGGCGCCGAGTCCGTCGGCCGTCATCTCCTCGAGGGCCGCATCGACCTCGGCGGAGAAGTGCTCGTACCGCGCGACCTGATCACGCCCGACCCGATGGACGTCACCCAGTCGCGGATCTCGTTCGACGTCGGCGTCGGCGACACGATGAGCCTGCTCGACGACGATCTCCTCGTCGATGGGCAGTTCCGCTACGAGCTCGTGCACGACGACTTCGGTGGCTTCGTCGACGCGACCGGCCAAGTGACCGACGACTCGAGCGGCGGCACCCAGCATCTCTTCACGCCGCGCATCGGCGCCCGCTACACCATCCAGCCCTGGCTCTGGGCCAAGACGAATGCAGGCAGGTACGGACGCTTCCCGAATTTCTCCGAACTCTTCGGCAACCGCGGCTCGATCGTCGGCAACCCCGACCTCGTTCCGGAAAAGGGCTGGAACGTCGACTTCGGATTCGACGCCCAGCAGGCTACGTGGGGCCCGCTCGACGCACTCCGCGCCGAGGCCGTCTTCTTCTGGCGCGACGTCGACGACCTGATCCTCTTCATACAGAACTCCCAGCGCACGTCCGTACCGCGAAACATCGGAAGCGCCGAGATCTGGGGCATCGAGCTTTCGACCGCGTTCCAAGCCTGGGAGCGCATCGGCTTCACCGCCAATTACACCTACCAGGATGCGCGCGACCGCAGCGCCGCCCCCTCGCGCAACGGCAAACAGCTCCCCGGCATTCCGCAGAACGAGGCCTACACACGAATCGACTACCACCCGTGGGACCTCGTTCCCTTCTACGAACTCTCGTTCACATCAGGGAACTTCCTCGATCGCGCGAACCTCATCGACGTACCGAACCGGCTCCTGCACTCCCTTGGGCTCCAGTACGCGCTCTCTTCGATGCCTCTCACGTTCACGTTCGAGGCGAGAAACATCACCGACAATCAGATCGAGGACGTCGCCGGCTTCCCCCTGCCGGGACGCTCGTTGTTTGGAACCGTGGCTTACCGATGGAACGGTGCCCCGCAGGAGAATTCGTGA
- a CDS encoding PaaI family thioesterase, which yields MNDWDQHLGLRILSADRDEVVAEYDVGPKHHQPYGIVHGGVHCSVVETVCSTGAGMDARARGCGVVGLENHTSFVRAVRSGRITIRATPVTRGRRVQLWEATSRDEEGRIVSTGRVRLLCVEQGSDLAGEPVGTKTGP from the coding sequence ATGAATGATTGGGATCAACACCTAGGGCTCCGGATCCTCTCGGCCGACCGAGACGAGGTCGTCGCCGAGTACGACGTAGGGCCGAAGCATCATCAGCCCTACGGCATCGTTCATGGCGGGGTTCACTGTAGCGTGGTGGAGACGGTCTGCTCGACTGGTGCCGGCATGGACGCGCGGGCGCGCGGCTGCGGCGTCGTCGGGTTGGAGAACCATACGAGCTTCGTGCGGGCAGTTCGGTCCGGGCGCATTACGATTCGAGCGACGCCAGTGACGCGCGGGCGGCGGGTGCAACTCTGGGAGGCCACGTCGCGCGACGAAGAGGGGCGGATCGTCTCGACCGGTCGCGTGCGCCTCCTCTGTGTCGAGCAGGGCTCCGATCTGGCCGGCGAGCCGGTGGGGACGAAGACCGGCCCGTGA